Proteins co-encoded in one Nonlabens agnitus genomic window:
- a CDS encoding DUF427 domain-containing protein gives MQNNNEDRLQKSRDGWNNRGNTRPPFAIEPKKGQRSVWDFPRPPAIEKVEKVVMVSHQGKSIAETQRALAVLETASPPTYYIPQEDIDMELLEQILGKSSFCEWKGKATYWALKENNSRAIAWSYTNPFPEFEDLKHHLAFYPQHLDCFVDGVEVKAQPGEFYAGWITPDLTGPFKGDSGTGHW, from the coding sequence ATGCAAAATAATAATGAAGATCGATTACAAAAATCTCGCGATGGTTGGAACAATAGAGGTAATACAAGACCGCCTTTTGCCATTGAGCCTAAAAAAGGTCAGCGTTCCGTGTGGGACTTTCCGCGTCCGCCAGCCATAGAAAAGGTAGAAAAAGTAGTAATGGTCAGTCACCAGGGCAAATCCATTGCGGAAACGCAACGAGCACTAGCGGTACTAGAAACAGCCAGTCCGCCTACCTATTATATACCACAAGAGGATATCGACATGGAATTGTTGGAACAAATTCTTGGTAAGAGCTCTTTTTGTGAGTGGAAGGGCAAGGCAACCTATTGGGCTTTAAAAGAAAATAACTCTCGTGCTATCGCATGGTCCTATACCAATCCTTTTCCAGAATTTGAAGATCTCAAACACCACCTAGCATTCTACCCACAACACCTGGATTGTTTTGTGGATGGTGTTGAGGTAAAAGCCCAGCCAGGCGAATTCTATGCCGGCTGGATCACACCAGACTTGACTGGGCCTTTTAAAGGAGATAGTGGTACAGGCCACTGGTAA